A DNA window from Selenomonadales bacterium contains the following coding sequences:
- the ccsB gene encoding c-type cytochrome biogenesis protein CcsB, whose amino-acid sequence MPILIEVSPLAMWIENALFVLAAILYGAATISYWIYMQGKSEWGSFASAVLKIAFAVQSAFILLRAYNVQRLPFVGHFEFGNLFIWGSALVYLWTEWRLKESYYAVGAFLTPLMMLYLSYLTVIPSIIPGIVVSRAHRPLPPVLQSDWLSIHVATSVLGYAGFTVAFAGAAIWLARLVLRAGSPLVRMLPSADSLDEYIYRAAGFGFLFQTAMIISGAIWADISWGRYWGWDPKEMWSLITWFVFAVYLHARITRGWTGMRAIALVALGWVAMLFTWVGVAWLLPGIHAFG is encoded by the coding sequence ATGCCGATTTTAATAGAAGTCTCTCCGCTAGCCATGTGGATAGAAAACGCCTTGTTTGTACTTGCGGCCATTCTATATGGAGCGGCGACCATTAGTTACTGGATTTACATGCAGGGGAAAAGCGAGTGGGGGAGCTTTGCCTCGGCCGTACTGAAAATCGCCTTTGCCGTGCAATCGGCGTTTATCCTGCTTAGGGCCTACAACGTGCAGCGGTTGCCATTTGTAGGGCACTTCGAGTTCGGTAACCTCTTTATTTGGGGCAGTGCACTCGTTTACCTGTGGACGGAGTGGCGCCTTAAAGAGAGTTACTATGCAGTGGGCGCTTTTCTAACGCCACTTATGATGCTGTATCTCTCCTACCTCACGGTTATTCCGAGCATTATCCCGGGCATCGTGGTGAGCCGGGCGCATCGCCCGCTGCCCCCCGTTCTGCAATCGGACTGGCTGTCTATCCATGTCGCCACTTCTGTGCTTGGCTACGCCGGATTTACCGTGGCCTTTGCCGGCGCTGCTATCTGGCTTGCGCGCCTTGTTTTGCGCGCGGGGTCACCGCTCGTGCGCATGCTGCCAAGCGCCGACTCACTCGACGAGTATATCTATCGGGCGGCGGGGTTTGGGTTCCTGTTTCAAACAGCGATGATCATCAGCGGCGCCATCTGGGCAGACATATCGTGGGGACGCTATTGGGGGTGGGACCCAAAGGAAATGTGGTCGCTCATAACTTGGTTTGTTTTTGCCGTATACCTGCACGCGCGCATTACGCGCGGCTGGACCGGCATGCGCGCCATAGCGCTAGTGGCGCTCGGCTGGGTAGCCATGCTCTTTACCTGGGTTGGCGTGGCGTGGCTGCTGCCCGGCATTCATGCGTTCGGCTAG
- a CDS encoding cytochrome c biogenesis protein ResB → MRGPHVAPESPLRQTIKFFSSMQFGLVLLLLVAAVSAGATLLDMEQAIARVYSSWWYLTLLALLSLNLLLCSLQRLGPLYRLAFKTERTLGAADISRLPNSRAVRLLGSTDPVTVASAALKSMGMRVTAQEGPSGTVICGERGRLGYFGSWISHVSLLVILFGAVYGVVTGYDVQNGGWVGSQFTVQEGGFSVEITDIRMVQAEDPRIRPRVYSDVTVRRDGKVLANDTVSINYPVRFLGNTIYHSTFLHFPVLRLTDIETGEVGSSRFLAGDRVYLDAKRTLHIRLQDFFPHFSMRADGTPFNIDYRPERPVAIGALMRNNQPQGPVFLPLNKAQVFDTPDGRVEVMMTGFDLAAVYSISKNLGRPYLFVGSLLLLLGLYLSFFVSPLRIYALQQEDGTLLLGGSRYRSKLNLNPTLDLLEERLKQRGDAK, encoded by the coding sequence TTGAGAGGACCGCATGTCGCGCCTGAAAGCCCCCTCAGACAAACTATTAAGTTCTTTAGCTCGATGCAATTTGGCCTGGTGCTCCTGCTACTGGTCGCGGCAGTTTCGGCAGGCGCCACGTTGCTAGATATGGAGCAGGCGATTGCGCGCGTGTACAGCTCGTGGTGGTATCTAACACTGCTAGCTCTCCTCTCGCTTAACCTGCTGTTGTGTTCGTTGCAGCGCCTAGGGCCGCTCTATCGCCTGGCATTTAAGACAGAGCGTACGCTTGGTGCCGCAGACATTAGCCGCCTGCCGAACAGCCGCGCAGTAAGGCTGCTAGGTAGCACAGACCCTGTAACTGTCGCCAGCGCGGCCTTAAAGTCCATGGGGATGCGCGTGACGGCACAAGAAGGCCCTTCCGGGACTGTAATCTGCGGCGAGCGGGGTAGACTGGGTTACTTTGGCTCATGGATTAGTCACGTAAGCCTGCTGGTTATTCTTTTTGGCGCAGTATACGGCGTTGTTACCGGCTACGACGTTCAGAATGGCGGCTGGGTCGGCAGTCAGTTCACGGTGCAAGAGGGCGGCTTTAGCGTCGAGATTACCGATATTCGCATGGTGCAGGCCGAAGACCCGCGCATACGGCCCCGCGTTTACAGCGACGTTACGGTGCGCCGTGACGGCAAGGTGCTCGCCAATGACACGGTGTCCATAAACTACCCCGTGCGCTTTCTCGGCAACACCATCTACCACTCCACGTTTCTGCATTTTCCGGTACTTCGCCTGACAGACATTGAAACCGGTGAAGTGGGCTCTAGTCGCTTTCTAGCCGGCGACAGGGTGTACCTTGATGCAAAGAGGACTTTACACATTCGCCTGCAAGACTTTTTCCCGCATTTTTCAATGCGCGCCGATGGGACGCCCTTTAATATAGACTACAGGCCGGAGCGCCCGGTTGCTATCGGGGCACTGATGCGCAACAACCAACCGCAAGGCCCCGTCTTCCTGCCGCTAAACAAGGCGCAGGTGTTCGATACCCCAGACGGCCGTGTCGAAGTTATGATGACCGGGTTTGACCTTGCCGCGGTGTACTCCATAAGCAAGAATCTCGGTCGCCCGTACCTCTTTGTGGGTTCTCTGCTGCTACTTCTCGGCCTTTACTTAAGCTTTTTCGTCTCACCCCTGCGCATCTATGCCCTGCAGCAGGAAGATGGCACTCTTCTGCTTGGCGGCAGCAGGTACCGCAGCAAATTGAACCTTAACCCGACATTAGATCTCCTAGAGGAGCGCCTCAAGCAGAGAGGGGATGCGAAATAG
- a CDS encoding cytochrome c maturation protein CcmE: MRYDKVVLLALIIVFGAGIFMTAQTAFSSYITFAEAELGGRPAQVKGVAVSGSLQTADAASFTFAVTDKAGKTLTVSHRGNVPPNLFTAEYIVVSGRVDGEVFVARNILVKCPTRFMQEGGR; this comes from the coding sequence ATGAGGTATGACAAGGTCGTTTTGCTTGCGCTAATTATAGTCTTCGGCGCAGGCATTTTTATGACTGCACAAACAGCCTTTAGCTCCTACATTACATTTGCCGAAGCCGAGCTAGGAGGGCGTCCGGCCCAGGTTAAGGGCGTAGCTGTCAGCGGGTCGCTGCAAACAGCGGATGCGGCATCGTTTACTTTTGCCGTAACCGATAAGGCAGGAAAGACACTAACCGTGTCACACCGCGGCAATGTCCCGCCGAACCTGTTCACGGCCGAATATATTGTAGTCTCCGGGCGCGTCGACGGCGAAGTCTTCGTGGCGCGCAACATTCTTGTTAAGTGCCCGACTAGGTTTATGCAGGAAGGCGGTAGGTAG
- a CDS encoding CcmD family protein, whose translation MGELVFVLAATLAIWLGLFLYMLRIDLKLREVERRDEV comes from the coding sequence TTGGGAGAGCTCGTATTTGTGTTAGCGGCGACGCTAGCGATTTGGCTTGGATTGTTTCTTTATATGCTGCGCATCGATTTAAAGCTAAGAGAGGTGGAACGGCGCGATGAGGTATGA
- the ccsA gene encoding cytochrome c biogenesis protein CcsA, with protein sequence MIWQVALGVWMAAVIVASFLYIPAIAGFGATGETARLIVYHVPTAWVAVLAFLMATVQSIRYLQKRDLNLDMRALVNAELGMVFCVLATVTGAIWSRAAWGMYWNWDPRQTSIAILLMIYAAYFILRGALSDAELRARLSAVYAVLAFLTVPFLVFVVPRVFPSLHPNLGGVEERVSIMSREVLVVFLASIAGFTAIYAWAYRLQVRVLALHDRLTRERGA encoded by the coding sequence TTGATATGGCAAGTGGCTTTAGGCGTGTGGATGGCGGCGGTTATCGTTGCCTCATTTCTCTATATCCCCGCAATCGCCGGGTTTGGCGCAACCGGCGAAACCGCGCGGCTAATTGTATACCATGTGCCGACAGCCTGGGTTGCCGTGCTGGCCTTTCTTATGGCGACAGTGCAATCCATTCGTTACCTGCAAAAGCGAGACCTAAACTTAGACATGCGCGCATTAGTGAACGCCGAGCTCGGCATGGTGTTTTGTGTTCTTGCTACGGTAACAGGAGCAATCTGGAGCCGGGCCGCATGGGGCATGTACTGGAACTGGGACCCGCGCCAAACGTCTATAGCCATACTGCTTATGATCTATGCTGCTTACTTTATCTTGCGCGGTGCGCTCAGCGATGCCGAGCTACGGGCAAGGCTTTCCGCCGTTTATGCCGTGTTGGCTTTTCTTACAGTACCCTTCTTAGTGTTTGTGGTGCCGCGGGTTTTCCCGTCGCTACACCCTAATTTAGGCGGTGTCGAAGAAAGGGTAAGTATTATGAGCCGTGAAGTGCTCGTAGTGTTTCTCGCCTCGATAGCCGGCTTCACTGCGATCTACGCCTGGGCCTATAGGCTGCAAGTCCGTGTCCTCGCTTTGCACGACCGCTTAACTAGGGAGAGAGGTGCCTAA
- a CDS encoding heme exporter protein CcmB: protein METKPSSLLRRALAVLHKDMQVEFRCRYAYSAQVVFAVTTLIAVSFSMGGRLADPDVAASMLWVILFFSSMTGLSRSFAQEEETGTILALRLAADPEPVLLGKYLFNAALLLSLTALIVPLFLVFAGVTVAHPLGFLAIVFLGALGLVGGGTIIAAIAARAAVKGALMTVLSFPIVIPLLISAINGTRLTLGGGAARGVMPDLWFLFFYNGIIVAASFLLFEHIWD from the coding sequence ATGGAGACCAAACCCTCGTCTTTGCTTAGGCGCGCACTGGCTGTGTTGCACAAGGACATGCAGGTTGAGTTCCGCTGTCGCTATGCCTACAGCGCCCAAGTGGTCTTTGCCGTAACTACGTTAATAGCAGTAAGCTTTTCCATGGGCGGTAGACTCGCCGACCCCGACGTGGCCGCCTCGATGTTGTGGGTCATTCTCTTCTTTTCTTCGATGACCGGTTTGTCGAGGTCATTTGCGCAAGAAGAAGAGACCGGCACTATTCTCGCACTTAGGCTCGCCGCCGACCCAGAACCGGTTCTCCTGGGGAAGTACTTGTTTAACGCGGCGCTACTGCTAAGCTTAACGGCACTAATAGTCCCGCTCTTTCTTGTTTTCGCCGGCGTTACGGTCGCGCACCCGCTTGGATTTCTTGCGATTGTATTTCTCGGAGCCCTCGGGTTAGTTGGCGGTGGCACGATTATCGCGGCGATTGCCGCCCGCGCTGCCGTAAAGGGGGCACTTATGACCGTGTTGTCTTTCCCGATAGTCATCCCTCTACTTATTAGCGCCATTAACGGAACACGCCTAACTTTAGGCGGAGGAGCTGCTAGAGGCGTGATGCCCGACCTATGGTTCCTCTTCTTCTATAACGGCATCATCGTGGCGGCATCATTTCTTTTGTTCGAACATATTTGGGATTAG
- a CDS encoding ABC transporter ATP-binding protein, with translation MKSLAEGCELAVLGNRIEVRNLGKAYSRRPLFADISLTIPDRTALVVHGPNGSGKTTFLHLLCGLIPSTTGKVDVYLHGRALSPGERRRALGLVSPDLRLYDDLTAAENLAFFSAVRGFAYSADEARGVLERVGLKVRGHELLRTFSAGMKQRMKYACALWHRPHILLLDEPTSNLDAAGVALVWDIVEQQRSRGIVVIATNEREELRYGDQTLVFA, from the coding sequence GTGAAGTCTCTAGCGGAGGGATGTGAACTCGCTGTGCTCGGCAACCGCATCGAGGTCAGAAACCTCGGCAAGGCCTATAGCCGACGCCCGCTCTTTGCGGATATAAGCCTCACTATTCCTGACCGAACGGCACTTGTGGTCCATGGCCCCAATGGTTCCGGCAAGACCACATTCTTGCACTTGTTGTGCGGGCTCATCCCCTCCACCACCGGAAAAGTAGATGTGTATTTGCACGGCCGCGCCCTGTCTCCCGGCGAAAGAAGGCGTGCGCTTGGTCTTGTTTCGCCTGACCTAAGGCTCTACGACGACCTGACGGCGGCAGAGAATCTGGCGTTCTTTTCGGCCGTGCGCGGCTTTGCCTACTCCGCCGACGAGGCGCGAGGAGTCCTAGAACGGGTGGGCCTTAAGGTGCGCGGGCACGAGCTGCTCCGCACATTTTCTGCCGGCATGAAGCAGCGCATGAAGTATGCTTGTGCCCTCTGGCATCGACCGCACATCCTGCTCCTTGACGAGCCGACCAGTAACCTAGATGCGGCAGGGGTGGCCTTGGTGTGGGACATTGTAGAGCAGCAGCGTAGCCGGGGGATAGTCGTTATTGCCACAAATGAACGGGAGGAGCTCCGCTATGGAGACCAAACCCTCGTCTTTGCTTAG
- a CDS encoding diguanylate cyclase translates to MATANGEAQYKALFMQTQQAISVHEIVQDVNGKVIDYIFVDGNPSLERLYGLNMAELRGKSIRVVNPAVSDETIEALGRVALTGEPHVKEFFSVRAQRYSQVLSYSPGPGLFASIHTDITELKRAEATLREKNAILDALHRYSLEQAECRTGESFVATIVRQINEFTQAVVVAYSEYSPEKKALDVKLVHAEEELLRRFAEVVGSEAVGLQVPVDAEELAALVSRVRLREQTLAEVTNGVLPEAVSQALHEASGVQSFYVICLALDGIFYATVLLGLRDRHPPEEFLDPFTYLACISLRRIRAEEEIHHLSFHDHLTGLYNRRYLDAEIKRLDVYDQLPLSIIMADVNGLKVVNDTYGHLYGDDLLRSAALAIQTSCRPEDVVARWGGDEFLVLMPQADALATEAVAKAIVANCRAARVGDVPVSVAIGIATKIDTEQDLFTVLRTAEDAMYKNKLAEASSVRSSVLGALLRALEEKSCETQSHVLRMQEVGIKVGERLRLSDDELAKLMLVITLHDIGKINTPEEILTRAGPLSPAEWEIMKTHPQVGSRIARATIEFAHVANDILSHHERWDGNGYPQGLKGKEIPLLARITAVLDAVDVMSTGRPYKPAMSGAAIRTELRACAGKQFDPEIVDVFLAYWDAADEGRCL, encoded by the coding sequence ATGGCAACGGCCAATGGTGAGGCGCAGTACAAGGCGCTCTTTATGCAAACGCAACAGGCGATCTCGGTTCACGAAATCGTCCAGGACGTGAACGGCAAAGTTATTGACTACATATTTGTCGATGGAAACCCTAGCCTAGAGCGGCTGTATGGGCTTAACATGGCCGAGCTAAGGGGCAAATCAATTCGCGTTGTTAACCCTGCCGTATCTGACGAGACCATAGAGGCCCTAGGACGCGTAGCACTCACCGGTGAGCCTCATGTCAAGGAGTTTTTCTCCGTGAGAGCACAGCGGTACTCACAAGTGTTAAGCTACTCCCCTGGGCCCGGTCTGTTTGCCAGTATACATACGGATATCACCGAGCTGAAGCGTGCCGAGGCGACACTAAGGGAGAAGAACGCGATTCTAGATGCCTTGCACAGGTACAGCCTTGAGCAGGCAGAATGCCGCACCGGTGAATCATTCGTCGCGACGATAGTTAGGCAGATAAATGAGTTTACGCAGGCAGTAGTAGTCGCCTACAGCGAGTACAGCCCAGAGAAGAAGGCTCTAGATGTGAAACTTGTTCACGCGGAGGAGGAACTACTGAGGCGATTTGCCGAGGTAGTCGGCAGCGAGGCGGTTGGACTTCAGGTTCCGGTGGACGCCGAAGAGCTTGCGGCGTTGGTCTCTCGCGTCAGGTTGCGTGAACAAACGCTGGCGGAGGTTACGAATGGCGTGCTTCCGGAAGCAGTCTCCCAGGCACTACACGAAGCTTCTGGTGTTCAGAGCTTTTATGTAATATGTCTCGCGCTTGACGGCATCTTTTACGCTACGGTTCTCCTAGGGCTTAGGGACCGGCATCCCCCGGAGGAATTTCTTGACCCTTTTACCTACCTCGCCTGCATTTCTCTGCGCCGCATTAGGGCTGAAGAGGAGATACATCACCTAAGCTTTCACGACCACCTAACCGGGCTGTACAATCGGCGCTATCTCGACGCCGAAATAAAGCGTCTTGATGTGTATGACCAGCTGCCGCTGTCTATCATCATGGCAGACGTGAACGGACTAAAAGTAGTTAACGACACATATGGCCATTTGTATGGCGACGATTTACTTAGGTCGGCCGCGCTGGCCATTCAAACAAGCTGCAGACCAGAAGACGTTGTGGCGCGCTGGGGCGGCGACGAGTTCCTTGTGCTAATGCCCCAGGCAGACGCATTGGCAACCGAGGCGGTCGCTAAGGCTATCGTGGCGAACTGCCGTGCAGCGCGGGTAGGTGACGTGCCGGTGTCGGTGGCCATAGGCATAGCAACCAAAATAGACACAGAACAAGACTTGTTCACGGTCTTACGAACTGCAGAAGATGCCATGTACAAGAACAAGCTAGCTGAGGCGAGTAGTGTCAGAAGCAGTGTCCTAGGCGCGTTGCTGAGAGCCCTAGAGGAAAAGAGCTGCGAGACGCAGTCGCACGTGCTACGGATGCAGGAGGTTGGCATCAAGGTCGGCGAGCGGCTGCGCCTGTCCGATGATGAACTAGCCAAACTAATGTTGGTGATTACGCTCCATGATATCGGCAAGATAAACACACCCGAGGAGATCCTGACGCGCGCCGGTCCCCTTAGCCCCGCCGAGTGGGAGATAATGAAGACTCATCCCCAAGTAGGTAGCCGCATAGCGCGCGCCACCATCGAGTTCGCGCATGTGGCCAATGACATTCTGTCGCACCACGAGCGTTGGGATGGCAACGGCTATCCTCAAGGTCTGAAGGGAAAGGAAATCCCGCTGCTCGCTCGCATCACCGCCGTGCTAGATGCCGTAGATGTCATGTCTACTGGACGGCCCTACAAGCCGGCCATGTCTGGGGCAGCAATTAGAACAGAGCTCAGGGCTTGTGCCGGCAAGCAGTTCGACCCCGAGATAGTGGATGTCTTTCTCGCTTATTGGGATGCGGCAGATGAGGGAAGGTGTCTGTAG
- a CDS encoding sodium-dependent transporter produces MSDKTPTTQPGRELWSGKLAFILASAGSAIGLGNIWMFPWRMGTYGGSAFLLIYVLIVALIGVVALMGEFALGRVYGKGPISAVKEAFASRKLAGGQWVGLLPVLATGAVTVFYMIVVGWVFNYVGFALRGFAGHNLAAAFNSFAGSSGSVPWHILAIVLTTAIVYFGVKKGLEPANNILLPALFGILVVLAVRALTLPGADEGLRFIFTPDFSHLGNPLTWFNALAQALFSLSLLGCTLVIYGSYLPKETDIPQAALYTAVFDTGAAILAALIVFPTAFAFGVAPNSGIPLLFVTLPGLFAQMPAGALFGTLFFLLVAFAAITSAVSLFESAVEPMMDAFKWDRKKSTLATGALSLLMGLPLALNQAWFTSWMRFTSAIVMPVGTLIMMIVIFWVYGSSLIRKEVNHGAATPMPLWWDFLGKYVAVFGTLFILVGGALRYFGLWK; encoded by the coding sequence ATGAGTGACAAGACACCTACTACGCAGCCGGGTCGAGAGCTTTGGTCAGGCAAGCTGGCTTTTATCCTAGCTAGCGCCGGCTCGGCAATTGGACTCGGCAACATTTGGATGTTCCCGTGGCGTATGGGAACCTACGGCGGCAGTGCATTTCTGCTTATTTATGTGCTGATCGTCGCGCTTATCGGTGTTGTGGCACTCATGGGCGAGTTTGCGCTTGGGCGCGTCTATGGTAAAGGTCCGATCAGCGCCGTTAAAGAGGCATTCGCAAGTCGCAAGCTAGCCGGCGGGCAATGGGTGGGGTTGCTACCGGTACTCGCTACCGGAGCCGTCACGGTCTTTTACATGATCGTGGTGGGTTGGGTGTTCAACTACGTCGGTTTTGCCTTGCGCGGCTTTGCCGGACACAACTTGGCGGCAGCCTTTAACTCGTTCGCCGGGTCGTCTGGGTCTGTGCCGTGGCACATCCTGGCCATTGTCTTAACAACGGCCATTGTGTATTTCGGCGTCAAAAAAGGACTGGAACCCGCCAACAATATTTTACTGCCTGCGTTGTTCGGAATTTTGGTTGTCCTTGCCGTGCGTGCCTTGACTTTGCCTGGTGCCGACGAAGGATTGCGTTTTATCTTCACACCTGATTTCAGCCACCTCGGCAACCCCCTGACGTGGTTTAATGCTCTCGCCCAAGCACTCTTCTCGCTTAGTCTACTCGGCTGTACCCTCGTCATCTACGGCAGTTATTTGCCCAAAGAAACCGACATACCGCAGGCCGCCTTGTACACTGCGGTGTTCGATACCGGAGCTGCCATATTAGCCGCTCTCATCGTGTTCCCGACCGCGTTTGCCTTCGGCGTGGCACCGAACTCGGGCATTCCGCTCCTGTTCGTCACTTTGCCGGGTCTCTTTGCACAGATGCCTGCCGGTGCCCTGTTTGGCACACTCTTCTTTCTGTTGGTAGCCTTCGCTGCCATTACCTCGGCCGTTTCTCTCTTTGAATCGGCCGTTGAGCCGATGATGGATGCCTTCAAATGGGATCGCAAAAAATCCACCCTGGCCACCGGCGCGCTCTCCCTGTTAATGGGGCTGCCGTTGGCGCTCAACCAAGCGTGGTTCACTAGCTGGATGCGCTTCACCTCGGCCATCGTCATGCCCGTAGGGACGCTCATCATGATGATAGTCATTTTCTGGGTCTATGGCAGCAGCCTAATCCGCAAAGAGGTTAACCACGGTGCGGCAACCCCTATGCCGCTGTGGTGGGATTTCCTAGGCAAGTATGTCGCGGTGTTCGGCACGCTGTTCATCCTTGTAGGCGGCGCGCTGCGCTACTTCGGCCTCTGGAAGTAA
- a CDS encoding sodium:alanine symporter family protein, protein MTYAEITAMLQQIGRIVWGPPTWALLGLCGLYLSVRTGWFQVSRFGAYYSSTVGKIFKKQEKLGKGDITPFQAFSTAAAATMGVGNLVGTTTAILFGGPGAVFWMWMVGFFGITTKFAEIVLAVHYREVSKNGLIIGGPMKYIEKGLGWKWLAVIFCIAGSIAAFGIGNLVQANNVAGAMERAFNVPRPVSGIALMILVGLVIIGGIKRVGKVAERAVPFMAIAMVIGCALVAIQNITLIPEAFSRIFVGAFTTQGAVGGFAGAAIASAIRYGLMRGIFSNEAGLGSAPIAHATAETNHPVRQGFWGAIEVLLDTHVVCTAVALAVLTSGAWTQGQTAMATFMYAFSSSFIGPVIGNAVAATGILIFAYTTMLGWSVYGEKCLEYLVGPKSNMVYRALFLPSLYVGSFGVVPVWAIADILNAFMAVPNIIAVIALTGPFAAITKSYFAGERYVPYDENPTYYKQK, encoded by the coding sequence ATGACCTACGCAGAAATCACTGCAATGCTGCAACAGATCGGGCGCATAGTTTGGGGTCCGCCGACTTGGGCTCTGCTAGGCTTGTGTGGGCTATACCTGTCGGTGAGGACAGGCTGGTTTCAGGTCAGCAGGTTTGGGGCCTACTACAGCAGTACGGTCGGCAAGATATTTAAGAAACAAGAAAAGCTAGGTAAAGGAGACATTACACCCTTCCAGGCCTTCTCCACCGCGGCGGCAGCCACCATGGGCGTGGGTAACCTAGTGGGCACCACAACCGCCATTCTTTTTGGGGGGCCCGGTGCTGTCTTCTGGATGTGGATGGTCGGCTTCTTTGGCATAACCACCAAGTTTGCCGAAATTGTACTGGCAGTTCACTACCGTGAAGTCAGCAAAAACGGCCTGATAATCGGCGGTCCTATGAAATACATAGAAAAGGGCCTCGGCTGGAAGTGGCTTGCGGTAATCTTTTGTATTGCCGGTTCGATAGCGGCCTTTGGCATAGGTAACTTGGTGCAGGCTAACAATGTGGCCGGTGCCATGGAGCGTGCCTTTAACGTGCCGCGCCCTGTGTCGGGCATCGCTTTGATGATACTAGTCGGCCTTGTCATTATTGGCGGCATTAAGCGCGTAGGTAAGGTTGCGGAACGGGCAGTTCCCTTTATGGCGATTGCGATGGTCATAGGCTGCGCATTAGTCGCCATTCAAAATATCACCTTAATCCCGGAAGCTTTCAGCCGCATCTTTGTCGGAGCATTTACGACTCAGGGTGCCGTGGGCGGTTTCGCGGGTGCGGCCATCGCCTCAGCCATACGGTACGGCCTGATGCGCGGTATCTTTTCCAACGAAGCGGGTCTCGGCTCCGCTCCCATTGCCCATGCCACCGCAGAGACCAACCATCCGGTCAGGCAAGGTTTCTGGGGAGCTATCGAAGTTCTGCTTGACACCCACGTAGTCTGCACAGCCGTCGCACTCGCAGTTCTCACCAGCGGTGCATGGACGCAGGGGCAGACAGCAATGGCTACGTTTATGTACGCGTTCTCGTCGTCCTTTATTGGGCCTGTGATTGGGAATGCCGTCGCAGCCACCGGGATACTCATCTTTGCTTACACCACCATGCTAGGCTGGTCGGTCTACGGTGAGAAATGCCTGGAGTACCTGGTTGGGCCAAAGTCTAACATGGTCTACCGTGCACTCTTCCTGCCGTCACTTTACGTAGGCTCCTTTGGCGTGGTGCCGGTGTGGGCTATCGCCGACATCCTCAATGCTTTCATGGCTGTTCCCAACATCATCGCCGTGATAGCGCTCACCGGTCCCTTTGCGGCCATCACGAAGTCCTACTTTGCAGGCGAGCGCTACGTGCCTTACGACGAAAACCCCACCTACTACAAGCAAAAATAA
- the citC gene encoding [citrate (pro-3S)-lyase] ligase, translating into MWTPYEVIESHDKRAVERFLAQFGLRYDAGSDVTTEIRVAGDIVATGSLKGNVLQCLAVSPSLQGEGLSGKLIHHLMLIAHRAGHTRVFIYTTPVQAHLFASLGFRTLVKTKWAALLESGYPSFADYLAQLRAVAGSQAAMQGGLVGGLVMNCNPFTLGHAHLVKAAAERCDRVFLLVVEEDKSVFPFAVRLELVRQGTRQFENVTVLPTGPYAVSIATFPSYFSEEETAHARAGASIDATLYAAHIAPALRVRTRFVGTEPYSPVTAIYNQVLRETLVSHNMELLEISRLEQGGRAISASLVRQALREGDFAALPQLVPETTLAFLVSDQATGIVERLKASSGRH; encoded by the coding sequence GTGTGGACTCCTTACGAAGTCATAGAGAGCCATGATAAGCGCGCGGTCGAGCGTTTCCTTGCGCAGTTTGGCTTGCGCTACGACGCAGGTAGTGATGTAACTACGGAGATACGGGTAGCAGGAGATATCGTGGCGACAGGCTCGTTAAAGGGCAATGTGCTCCAGTGTTTAGCCGTAAGCCCCTCGCTACAGGGAGAGGGCTTGTCAGGCAAGCTTATACACCACCTGATGCTAATCGCCCACAGGGCCGGGCACACACGTGTCTTTATCTACACCACGCCTGTGCAGGCGCATCTTTTTGCCAGCCTCGGGTTTCGCACGTTGGTCAAGACAAAATGGGCAGCACTGCTAGAGAGCGGCTACCCATCTTTTGCGGATTACTTGGCGCAGCTTAGGGCTGTTGCTGGCAGTCAAGCCGCCATGCAGGGCGGCCTCGTAGGCGGGCTGGTAATGAACTGCAATCCCTTTACACTAGGGCACGCGCACTTAGTAAAAGCAGCCGCAGAAAGATGCGACCGCGTCTTTCTGTTGGTTGTAGAAGAAGACAAGTCGGTGTTCCCTTTTGCTGTGAGGCTCGAACTAGTCAGGCAAGGCACGCGTCAATTTGAGAATGTGACGGTTCTCCCCACCGGGCCCTACGCCGTTTCAATCGCTACTTTCCCCAGTTACTTTAGCGAGGAAGAAACTGCGCATGCGCGGGCCGGGGCAAGTATAGACGCCACCTTGTATGCCGCGCATATAGCGCCGGCACTTCGGGTAAGGACGCGCTTTGTCGGCACGGAACCTTACTCGCCGGTCACCGCCATTTACAATCAGGTGCTGCGCGAGACCTTAGTGAGCCACAACATGGAACTCCTCGAAATATCGCGCCTAGAGCAGGGTGGGAGAGCCATTTCCGCCTCGCTCGTCCGTCAAGCCTTGCGGGAGGGCGACTTTGCCGCCCTGCCCCAGCTAGTGCCGGAGACGACGCTGGCGTTTCTTGTGTCAGACCAGGCAACGGGCATTGTTGAGAGACTGAAAGCGAGCAGCGGCCGCCACTAA